In a single window of the Blastopirellula retiformator genome:
- a CDS encoding cupin domain-containing protein, producing the protein MDIFNLDEVPAFTTKDSSEIRELLSHRNSAIRQQSLAEARIPIGRQTIAHYHKKTEEIYYITQGTAEMKIDGEVQSVTVGDAIAIPPGATHQITNTGAVELRLLCCCAPPYEDHDTVLLED; encoded by the coding sequence ATGGACATATTCAATCTAGACGAAGTCCCCGCGTTTACGACCAAAGACAGCTCCGAGATTCGGGAGCTGTTATCGCATCGCAATTCGGCGATTCGTCAACAGAGTTTGGCCGAGGCCCGCATTCCGATCGGTCGCCAGACGATCGCCCACTATCACAAGAAGACGGAAGAGATCTATTACATCACGCAGGGAACCGCCGAGATGAAAATCGACGGCGAGGTGCAAAGCGTGACGGTTGGCGATGCGATTGCGATTCCGCCGGGCGCCACGCACCAGATCACCAACACTGGGGCGGTCGAACTTCGTTTGCTCTGCTGCTGCGCACCGCCGTATGAAGATCACGATACGGTGCTGCTAGAAGACTAA
- a CDS encoding solute:sodium symporter family transporter: protein METLITTFSFVFFTGLVGIITVLLTRGDQHSTSAGYFLAGRTLTGGYIAGSLMLTNLSTEQLVGLNGAAYQDGICVMAWEVVAGMSLVIMALFFLPRYLKSGIATIPEFLEKRFDERTRSITSFIFIIAYAGILLPIILYTGATGMIGILDLRNMLGLGDVATVMGINTDTFLLWAVVWLIGVIGSIYAIFGGLRTVAVSDTLNGCGLLVGGALIVWYGLTAINDNPLAALETLKEAEPQKFNSIGGPNSSVPFSTLFTGVLLLNLFYWTTNQQIIQRTFGASSLKEGQKGVLLAGFLKILAPLILVLPGIIAYHMFHETLPMGDKDQAYGKLVQKVLPPQFAGFFAAAIMGAILSSFNSALNSTATLFSLGVYQHLIRPTASEQEVISSGKWFGTIIALTSMTVAPLLAGQDSIFGYLQKMNGLYFIPIFAVLLIGLLTKRVPAFAANFALIVGFLTIAFGYFGPGILEHLAERALQNGVPLPKSLQFIYPLTIEHSVLNFSSLLAGPFREFHFLGVVFASLIGMMIVIGRIAPLATPYEQQDSGAVDMTSWPLAWPVGIVLVLVVLAIYGYFADFTVLWNAAGT, encoded by the coding sequence GGCTATATCGCCGGCTCTTTGATGCTGACCAATCTGTCGACTGAGCAATTGGTTGGGCTCAATGGCGCCGCTTACCAAGACGGTATCTGTGTGATGGCCTGGGAAGTGGTCGCCGGTATGTCGCTGGTAATCATGGCCCTCTTCTTCTTGCCCCGCTATTTGAAGAGCGGCATTGCGACGATTCCGGAGTTTTTAGAAAAGCGATTTGACGAGCGAACCCGCTCGATCACTTCATTCATCTTTATCATCGCTTACGCCGGCATTTTGCTGCCGATCATTCTGTATACCGGCGCGACCGGGATGATCGGGATTCTTGATCTTCGCAATATGCTGGGGCTGGGCGACGTGGCCACGGTGATGGGGATCAACACCGATACCTTTCTGTTGTGGGCAGTCGTCTGGCTGATCGGCGTCATCGGTTCGATCTACGCGATCTTTGGCGGTCTGCGAACGGTCGCCGTTTCGGACACGCTCAACGGTTGCGGCTTGCTCGTCGGCGGGGCGCTAATCGTCTGGTACGGCTTGACCGCGATCAACGACAATCCGCTGGCGGCCCTGGAAACCTTGAAGGAAGCGGAGCCGCAAAAGTTCAACTCGATTGGCGGGCCCAACAGTTCCGTACCATTCTCCACACTCTTTACAGGCGTGCTGCTGCTCAACCTGTTTTACTGGACGACCAACCAGCAAATTATTCAGCGGACCTTCGGCGCGTCGAGTCTGAAGGAAGGGCAGAAGGGGGTGTTGCTCGCAGGTTTTCTTAAGATCCTGGCGCCGCTGATTCTCGTGCTGCCGGGCATCATCGCCTATCACATGTTCCACGAAACGTTGCCGATGGGCGATAAAGATCAGGCCTACGGCAAGCTGGTCCAAAAGGTGCTCCCTCCGCAATTCGCAGGATTCTTCGCCGCGGCGATTATGGGCGCAATTCTCAGTTCGTTTAACTCCGCCCTCAATAGCACGGCGACGCTGTTTAGCCTAGGGGTTTATCAACATTTGATCCGTCCGACCGCGTCCGAGCAGGAAGTGATCAGCTCTGGTAAATGGTTTGGTACGATCATCGCGCTGACGTCGATGACCGTCGCGCCGCTGTTGGCCGGGCAGGACAGCATCTTCGGCTATCTGCAAAAGATGAACGGGCTCTATTTCATTCCGATTTTCGCTGTGCTGTTGATCGGTCTTCTGACGAAGCGCGTGCCGGCATTCGCCGCGAACTTCGCCTTGATTGTTGGCTTTCTCACGATCGCATTTGGCTACTTCGGCCCCGGCATTCTAGAGCACCTGGCGGAACGAGCGTTGCAAAACGGAGTCCCGCTTCCCAAGTCGCTGCAGTTCATCTACCCACTAACGATCGAACACTCGGTGCTGAACTTCTCCAGCCTATTGGCCGGACCATTTCGCGAATTTCACTTCCTGGGGGTAGTCTTCGCGTCGCTGATCGGGATGATGATAGTCATTGGACGGATCGCGCCGTTGGCTACGCCGTATGAACAGCAGGACAGCGGTGCGGTCGACATGACCAGTTGGCCGCTCGCGTGGCCGGTCGGGATCGTTTTGGTCCTGGTCGTGTTGGCGATTTACGGCTACTTCGCCGACTTCACCGTCTTGTGGAATGCAGCAGGTACCTGA